Genomic DNA from Candidatus Cloacimonadota bacterium:
ATTATTAGAATTGAATCAATTGGCACTAAAAAATGCCGGAATGCTTCGCTTGGCACTAATAGAAAAACTTGCTGATTACGATGAAAATATTTTCCAAAAATTTGTCGAAGAAGAAAAAATATTTCCCGAAGAAATACGAGCTGCTATAAGAAAAGCAACTCTTAGTTGTAAATTTGTTCCGGTACTTTGTGGTTCCGCTTTAAAAAATAAAGCACTCCAGATGTTACTTGATGCTATAGTTGATTATCTTCCATCTCCAAATGATGTTCCCCCGATTAAAGCTCATAAACCGGGCTCGGATGATGTTGTAGAAATCACACCTTGGGGAACAAAATCCTTTTCCGCTCTTGCTTTCAAAACTCAGATTGATTCTTATGTTGGCAAATTAACCTTTATTCGTGCATATTCGGGAAGATTGAATAAGGGTGAATACGTCTTGAATGTAAATAACGATAAGAAAGAAAGAGTTACAAGAATTCTCAAAATGCATGCAAATAAATCTGTGAATGTGGATCATATTTCTGCTGGTGAAATTTCCGCAGTTGTTGGACTTGATAATACAACATCCGGGAATAGCATTACTGATAAAAACCATCCTTATCTACTTGAGACGATAAAGTTTGCCGAACCTGTCATGTCAATTGCAATAGAATCACGAACAAAAGAGGATGAAGATAATCTGAAGGAAATACTTCCGCGATTATTGGAAGATGATCCGACCTATCAGTTGAAAGAGGATAAAGAGACCGGTCAAACTTTGATATCAGGAATGGGAGAACTCCATCTTGAAATTTTGGTAAACAGGCTTCTATCAGATTTTAAGGTTAATGTAAATGTGGGAAAACCGCGAGTGAATTTTAAAGAAACCATTTCCGGAGAAGTTACCGCAAAAGGAATTCTTACAAGAAAAATCGGAAGTCATGGGCAGTTTGCAGAAGCAGAAATCAAAGTTGAACACCATAAAGTTGACAGAGAAAGTGCTGCTCAAAAAACATGGTTTACAAATAATACTTCTGAAGAAGAAATCCCCAAGCAGTTTATCCCGGCTGTCGTGGCAGGTATAAGGGAAACAGCAGCAGGTGGATTGCTAACAGGCAATGAAGTGCAGGACATAAAAGTTACCTTGACCGGTGGCTCCTATAGCGAAGTAGATTCATCAGAAGTTGCTTTTAAAATCGCCGGTTCTATTGCTTTTGTAAATGCACTCAGAAAAGCAAAAACAGTTTTATTAGAACCTATCATGGAAATAAATATAATAACTCCCGATGCTTATCTTGGGAAAGTTATTAATGATTTAAATAGTAGACGCGGAAGAGTAACGAACGTGAAAGAAAAAGAGTCAATAAAAATTATACACGGTTATGTGCCTTTGAAAGAAACTTTTGGGTACTCCACAAACCTGCGATCTGTTTCGCAGGGAAGAGCTTCTTATTCTATGGAATTCTATAGATATGAGGAAATTCCTGAAAATATTTCAAAGGGAATTATTGAAAAAATGCGAGGATATTAATAATACGAGGCGAAAATGAACAAAATTAGAATTAAATTAAAAGCGTATGACCATTTCCTTCTGGACAAATCTGTAGTTGAAATTATTCGTAACACCAAAGGGACAGGTGCAAAAATTATTGGTCCTATCCCACTTCCAACCAGAAAAAAAATTTATACTGTTCTTCGTTCCCCGCATGTGGATAGCAAGTCGCGGGAGCAGTTTGAAATGAGAACATATAAACGGTTGGTTGATATTGAAAATGTAACCCCCAAAACAACTGATGCTATCAAAAATCTTAATATCCCTGCTGGTGTTCATATTGAGATAAAGGCATAAATTTGAATTTATTTTGTCCACCTAAGGTGAATCTACCTCAGGTATAAAAGGAGTTAAAATGTTAGGATTGATCGGAAAAAAAATTGGAATGACGAGAGTTTTCTCTGAAAACGGAAAATCTATCAATGTTACTGTAATTCAGGCTGGACCTTGTGTTGTTACCCAAAAAAGGAATGTTGAGAATGAGGGATATTCTGCTATTCAGATGGGTTTTAGTGAAACTAAAGAAAAACGTATCAAGAAACCGCAAATCGGACAATTTAAGAAAAATGGATTAAAATATTATAAATATTTAAAAGAATTTAGACTTAGTGATGAAGAATTGAATGCCTATGACATTGGTTCTGAAATTGATGTGAATATCTTCAAAGAAAATGAAAATGTAAATGTAACCGGTACATCAAAAGGTCGTGGGTTTGCCGGTGTGATAAAAAGGCATGGTTTTCATGGAAAAATTGCGACACATGGTACGCATGAATCATTTCGTGGAACAGGTTCGGTAGGACAGTGCGCCACCCCTGCAAGAATTTTTAAAGGAAAAAAAATGCCAGGACATATGGGTAATGCAAAAGTTACTGTTCAGAATCTTCAAATCATTAGAATTGATAAAGAAAAGAATATTCTCTTAGTAAAAGGTGCTGTTCCCGGACATAGGAACACTCTGCTTACAATTAAAAAAAAGTAAATTAAGGTCTCATTATGGAAGCTATAAAATATTCAAAAATAGGTGAGAAGATCGAAGAGATCAAATTGCCCGAAAATCTTTTTGATGCAGAAGTCAATGAAGCGGTTTTGCACGAAGTAGTTACTATGTATCATAGAAATCAAAGGCAGGGAACAAAATCTACCAAGAGTCGCTCGGATGTGAAATGCTCCGGTAGAAAATTATATCGTCAGAAAGGTACGGGTAGAGCCCGTGCTGGTGATGCCGGTAGCCCAACTCGCGTCGGCGGTGGAGTCGCTTTTGCCCATAAGCCAAAGAATTGGACAAAAAAAATACCCAAAAAGAAAAAAAGATTGGCACTTCGTTCTGCATTGAGTAGCAAAAATGAACATATCTTCATTGTAGAAGATTTTGATTTTGAAAAAGCATCTACAAAACAGGCAAATGAAATTATAAAAAAAATGGACATTGGTTTCAGAAAGTGCCTTCTTTTAATGCCGGATAATTCCTCAATCGTAAGAAAATCTTTTGGTAATTTAAAAAATTTTCAAACAAGTCGTGCTCAGGATGTTCACCCATATCTGATTTTAAATTCAAGTGATATTATAATTACTGAAAATGCTCTTAAAATGATGGAGGAGACATTCCATGAATAAGCATCCACGAAAAATCATTCTCGAAACAATGTTTACTGAAAAAAGCACACATCTTAAGGAAGATAATAATTGCTATATTTTTAAGGTGGATAGAACTGCTAATAAAATTGAAATCAAAAATGCAATTCAAGAAATTTTTGAAGTGAAAGTAAGGAAAATTAATACAATGTATTATAAGGGAAAACCCAAAACATTAGGCAGACATACTGGCAGAAGACCAGCTTGGAAAAAGGCAGCTGTCTATCTTGAAAGAGGTGAATCAATTAAAGAATTTGAAGTTTAGTAACATTTAGCCACTTCTTATACAGATAAAAATAAGATGAAATATTTAAAAAGATTTCTTTAATTTTTCTCTGTTTTTGCGGCATAAATTTATTACTCATTTTATTTCTGATATTATTGACAGGAATTCGTGAACTTTGAGTTTTTAGCACCTATTTAATTACGGAGTTAATTTATGGCAATTAAGAAACATAAACCCAATACACCAGGTCAAAGGTTTTATACCAGCGACGATTTTGAGTTCATTACGGCTTCAAAATCGGAGAAATCTCTTTTAGAGAAAAAGAGGAGAGGATCAGGTAGAAATAGCCAAGGTCGTATTACAATTCGATCTCGTGGTGGCGGGCATAAAAAAATTTATAGAAAGATTGATTTTAAAAGATACGATAAAAAGGGCATACCCGCTCTCGTCCATTCTGTTGAATATGATCCAAACCGTTCGGCTTATATCGCTCTCCTATTTTATGTTGATGGTGAAAAACGATATATTGTTGCTCCAAACCAAATACATGTGGGTGATAAAATTGTAGCTGATGAAGCAGTTGAGATAAAATCAGGAAATTCTACACCTGTAGAAAAAATCCCCATAGGCTCACTTGTGAATAATGTAGAATTTACACCCGGAAAAGGTGGGCAAATAGCTCGAAGTGCCGGCACTGCTGCTCAGATTGTTGCCAAAGATGGAAATTATGTTCATATTAAAATGCCTTCCGGTTCGATTCAAAAAATACGGAAGGAATGTTATGCCACTATCGGACAGATTGGCAATATTGATAATAACAGATATTGTCTTGGAAAAGCCGGAAGAAATCGTTGGCTCGGAAAACGTCCTCACACCAGAGGTGTTGCTATGAATCCGGTTGACCATCCTATGGGTGGTGGCGAAGGAAAAAGTTCCGGTGGACGTCATCCGATATCACCTTGGGGACAACCCGCAAAAGGTTATAGAACCAGAAAAAGTAAAAAGTATTCAAATAGTTATATCATTAAAGCAAAAAAGAGAAAGAAAAAGTAATGTTTTTATTGAATTCGGAGGATCATAGTTATGCCTAGATCATTAAAAAAAGGACCATTTGTTGACGATTATCTCATGCAAAAAATTGAGAAGTTAAACAAAAAAAAATCAAAAAAAGTCATTAAAACTTGGTCCAGACGCTCAGTTGTGTTACCGGATTTTATCGGGCACACTATTGCTGTTCATAATGGAAAAAAATTTGTTCCTGTTTATATCGTTGAAGATATGGTTGGTCATAAGCTGGGAGAATTTTCTCCAACGAGAATTTTTCGTGGACATAAAAGGAAAAAGGGAGTAGTGTAGGTTATTATGGAAGCCATCGCAAAAGTTAAAGATCAAAAAGGTTCTGCAACTAAAGTGCGTCTTGTTGCCGACCTGATTCGAAATAAAAAAATCGAAGAAGCAAAAAGTATTCTTCATTTTTCCAAAAAGCATTCCGCTAAAACAGTCTTAAAAGTTTTGAATGCTGCAATTGCTAACATGCAAGTTAAGGAATCCAAATTGCAGCTAAATGATTTGTATATAAATAAAATTTTCATAGATGAAGGACGCACTATGAAACGCACTCGTCCCAGAGCTCGGGGGATGGCTGATTTGATCAGAAAAAGAACTCATCATATAATGATATCGGTTTCTGATCTAAATCTGAATAAAGAGGAAGGAGCCAAAAATGGGTCATAAAACACATCCAACCGGTTTTAGGATTGGTTTTAACAAAAATTGGGATTCTGTTTGGTTTGCCGATTCCCGAAAAGAGTATATAGATAAATTTTTTGAAGATATGGAAATTACGAAATATATTATGAGACGATTTTTCGGCGCTATGGTTTCCAAAGTTGAGATTAAACGAAAAACGGATAAATTGAAAATTATCATCCGCACCGCAAGACCGGGAATAGTCATTGGGAGAAAAGGTTCGGAAATTGAAAAATTGAAACAAGAAATACTCACTCTTCTTAAAATGAATTCTCAAGACGATTATAATAAATTGATAATTGATGTTCGTGAGATAAAAAGACCACAAATTGACGCTGAATTGATTGGTCAGGATATTGCTCGTCAACTCGAAGGTAGAATATCATATAGAAGAGCAATGAAAAGATCTATGTTTCGCGCCATAGAATCTGGTGCTGAAGGTATCAAAATTAAAATTAGTGGCAGATTGAATGGTGCAGAGATCGCTCGCACTGAAGAATATCATCAGGGACAAAACCCACTCCAAACCCTTAGAGCAAATATTGATTATGCATTAGTTGAAGCCAAAACAAAATACGGAATCATCGGAATTAAAATTTGGGTCTGCAACGGTGAATTAATGCAAATTCAAAGATAAACTTAGATAACTTATGTTTATCTGGATCGAATTACGATAGTAGAATAAAGGTGAAATTATGTTAATGCCAACAAAAGTCAAACATAGAAAGCAGCAACGCGGAAGAAGACGTGGAAAAGCTTACCGAGGAAATAAGTTAACTTTCGGTGAATATGGAATAATTTCTACAGAGACTGGATGGATAAAGTCTCGACAAATAGAAGCAACCCGTATTTCTCTTGCTCATCAACTGAAAGATAGCGGAAAAGTATGGATAAAAATTTTTCCGGACAAACCTTGTACTGTCAAACCTGCAGAAACCAGAATGGGTAAAGGCAAGGGTGCCCCAGAATATTGGGTAGCAGTTGTAAAACCCGGTAGAGTCTTGTTTGAGCTGGGAGGCTTGGACGAAGAAGTGGCAAAAAAAGCCCTTCGTATTGCAAGTCATAAACTTCCTGTAGCAACAAAATTTATTACAAGGTATATGATTTGAGGTTACCATGAAAACAGATGAAATTAGAGAAATGAATATGAATGAATTAGTTTTGGAAGAAGATGATTTGAGAGAGCAATATTTTAATCTTCGCTTTCAAAAACTGATGAACCGTCTTGAAAATACATCTCAATTGAGTAAAATCAAAAAGAATATTGCTCGAGTTAAAACAATTATTAGAGAAAAAGAGCTTCAAATCAAAACTATTGGCGATCAGCCGAACAGTTAATTCTACGGCAAAATTTAATTAGGATAAATATGAATAAAATAGAAGCAAGAACAAAAAAAAAATCAACCAGAATAGGTGTTGTTACAAGTG
This window encodes:
- the fusA gene encoding elongation factor G, producing the protein MDYSLKKIRNIGFIAHIDAGKTTVTERILYYTGILHQIGEVHEGTATMDWMDQEKERGITITSAATTCFWKNNRINVIDTPGHVDFTVEVERSLRVLDGAVVIFCGVAGVEPQSETVWHQADKYNIPRIAFVNKLDRVGADIEYAVETIKSKLQPNSFLIQFPIFLDEKFVGVIDLVEQKSYLFNEEQLGIKFITKNWEETEKLLELNQLALKNAGMLRLALIEKLADYDENIFQKFVEEEKIFPEEIRAAIRKATLSCKFVPVLCGSALKNKALQMLLDAIVDYLPSPNDVPPIKAHKPGSDDVVEITPWGTKSFSALAFKTQIDSYVGKLTFIRAYSGRLNKGEYVLNVNNDKKERVTRILKMHANKSVNVDHISAGEISAVVGLDNTTSGNSITDKNHPYLLETIKFAEPVMSIAIESRTKEDEDNLKEILPRLLEDDPTYQLKEDKETGQTLISGMGELHLEILVNRLLSDFKVNVNVGKPRVNFKETISGEVTAKGILTRKIGSHGQFAEAEIKVEHHKVDRESAAQKTWFTNNTSEEEIPKQFIPAVVAGIRETAAGGLLTGNEVQDIKVTLTGGSYSEVDSSEVAFKIAGSIAFVNALRKAKTVLLEPIMEINIITPDAYLGKVINDLNSRRGRVTNVKEKESIKIIHGYVPLKETFGYSTNLRSVSQGRASYSMEFYRYEEIPENISKGIIEKMRGY
- the rpsJ gene encoding 30S ribosomal protein S10 is translated as MNKIRIKLKAYDHFLLDKSVVEIIRNTKGTGAKIIGPIPLPTRKKIYTVLRSPHVDSKSREQFEMRTYKRLVDIENVTPKTTDAIKNLNIPAGVHIEIKA
- the rplC gene encoding 50S ribosomal protein L3, producing the protein MLGLIGKKIGMTRVFSENGKSINVTVIQAGPCVVTQKRNVENEGYSAIQMGFSETKEKRIKKPQIGQFKKNGLKYYKYLKEFRLSDEELNAYDIGSEIDVNIFKENENVNVTGTSKGRGFAGVIKRHGFHGKIATHGTHESFRGTGSVGQCATPARIFKGKKMPGHMGNAKVTVQNLQIIRIDKEKNILLVKGAVPGHRNTLLTIKKK
- the rplD gene encoding 50S ribosomal protein L4 encodes the protein MEAIKYSKIGEKIEEIKLPENLFDAEVNEAVLHEVVTMYHRNQRQGTKSTKSRSDVKCSGRKLYRQKGTGRARAGDAGSPTRVGGGVAFAHKPKNWTKKIPKKKKRLALRSALSSKNEHIFIVEDFDFEKASTKQANEIIKKMDIGFRKCLLLMPDNSSIVRKSFGNLKNFQTSRAQDVHPYLILNSSDIIITENALKMMEETFHE
- the rplW gene encoding 50S ribosomal protein L23, with product MNKHPRKIILETMFTEKSTHLKEDNNCYIFKVDRTANKIEIKNAIQEIFEVKVRKINTMYYKGKPKTLGRHTGRRPAWKKAAVYLERGESIKEFEV
- the rplB gene encoding 50S ribosomal protein L2, translating into MAIKKHKPNTPGQRFYTSDDFEFITASKSEKSLLEKKRRGSGRNSQGRITIRSRGGGHKKIYRKIDFKRYDKKGIPALVHSVEYDPNRSAYIALLFYVDGEKRYIVAPNQIHVGDKIVADEAVEIKSGNSTPVEKIPIGSLVNNVEFTPGKGGQIARSAGTAAQIVAKDGNYVHIKMPSGSIQKIRKECYATIGQIGNIDNNRYCLGKAGRNRWLGKRPHTRGVAMNPVDHPMGGGEGKSSGGRHPISPWGQPAKGYRTRKSKKYSNSYIIKAKKRKKK
- the rpsS gene encoding 30S ribosomal protein S19 — its product is MPRSLKKGPFVDDYLMQKIEKLNKKKSKKVIKTWSRRSVVLPDFIGHTIAVHNGKKFVPVYIVEDMVGHKLGEFSPTRIFRGHKRKKGVV
- the rplV gene encoding 50S ribosomal protein L22 translates to MEAIAKVKDQKGSATKVRLVADLIRNKKIEEAKSILHFSKKHSAKTVLKVLNAAIANMQVKESKLQLNDLYINKIFIDEGRTMKRTRPRARGMADLIRKRTHHIMISVSDLNLNKEEGAKNGS
- the rpsC gene encoding 30S ribosomal protein S3 translates to MGHKTHPTGFRIGFNKNWDSVWFADSRKEYIDKFFEDMEITKYIMRRFFGAMVSKVEIKRKTDKLKIIIRTARPGIVIGRKGSEIEKLKQEILTLLKMNSQDDYNKLIIDVREIKRPQIDAELIGQDIARQLEGRISYRRAMKRSMFRAIESGAEGIKIKISGRLNGAEIARTEEYHQGQNPLQTLRANIDYALVEAKTKYGIIGIKIWVCNGELMQIQR
- the rplP gene encoding 50S ribosomal protein L16 — encoded protein: MLMPTKVKHRKQQRGRRRGKAYRGNKLTFGEYGIISTETGWIKSRQIEATRISLAHQLKDSGKVWIKIFPDKPCTVKPAETRMGKGKGAPEYWVAVVKPGRVLFELGGLDEEVAKKALRIASHKLPVATKFITRYMI
- the rpmC gene encoding 50S ribosomal protein L29, giving the protein MKTDEIREMNMNELVLEEDDLREQYFNLRFQKLMNRLENTSQLSKIKKNIARVKTIIREKELQIKTIGDQPNS